A genomic window from Carassius auratus strain Wakin chromosome 19, ASM336829v1, whole genome shotgun sequence includes:
- the tshz1 gene encoding teashirt homolog 1 isoform X1, translated as MRSQEEGGTTPCRGESSKRRGDLQVRAYVPEDELKAAKSDEEHLQDDGLSLDGQDAEYLCNDEDDGREQLSYQNSPLSNGTNPDAGYGSPLSDTSDHLADFKSTSSKEGQDKEEVEDMETDAGLSLQDSLAQMKAVYANLISDASWSSITKDIMKSKQVSASSTNSTPSSHKGNNSVANSHASSFTSSGASGSSNASASMKTNVTPSSNSTKATALNNANNGPINGANSGGVAYDWHQAALAKTLQHTPYHLMPEPSLFSTVQLYRQNNKLYGPVFTGASKFRCKDCSAAYDTLVGLTVHMNETGHYRDNNKDKEEDKGKKWSKPRKRSLMEMEGKEDAQKVLKCMYCGHSFESLQDLSVHMIKTKHYQKVPLKEPMPALASKLVPSTKKRAFQDLMSPCSPESISSTPGIPLAETAPTKDQKISNPYVTANNRYGYQNGASYTWQFEARKAQILKCMECGSSHDTLQQLTAHMMVTGHFLKVTNSASKKGKQLVFDPVVEEKIQSIPLPPTTTRLPAPTIKSQPNSPVHPSTMNERNESDEEKVEEPEEKKIKQEKEDPAEKVEKTEKSSHYKYLREEDLEESPKGGLDILKSLENTVSSAISKAQTGTPTWGGYPSIHAAYQLQGSVKSSIPAVQSVQIQPTFNASSLKSLTSDSSTLIHSPSSPSPPPNHKSNVLAMEELVEKVTGKIPSKKDRDEKSIERCSKYLTAELPSPVPKDRKDLPRPDDLCKPTKNGTVDKDLEHVPVRGGEYKESHADNHVKNGTDVLKSQVSNGCSNLGIITDHSPEQPLVNPLSALQSIMNTHLGKASKTVSPLLDPLAMLYKISNNMMEKPMYNPAQVKQVEPINRYYDNDDDQPMDLTKSKSGNGPTNNCSSTVISNNNSNITNSTRPILSTLAESVSSPLRENALMDISDMVKNLTGRLTPKSSTPSSISEKSDADGCVFEDGLEDLSPIQKRKGRQSNWNPQHLLILQAQFASSLRETPDGKYIITDLGPQERVHICKFTGLSMTTISHWLANVKYQLRRTGGTKFLKNIDSGQPLFLCSDCASQFRTPSTYINHLESHLGFSLKDLSKLSIDLIRDQQAVTKMITDKTFSALGLTEEDSNSIFQCKLCNRTFVSKHAVKLHLSKTHGKSPEDHLIFVTELEKLEKV; from the coding sequence CCTATGTGCCGGAGGATGAGCTTAAGGCAGCTAAGAGCGATGAGGAGCACCTGCAGGACGATGGACTCTCCTTAGACGGCCAGGATGCAGAGTACCTGTGCAATGATGAAGACGATGGCCGTGAACAGCTGAGCTACCAGAACTCTCCACTCAGCAATGGCACGAACCCAGATGCCGGCTACGGCTCGCCCCTCAGCGACACCAGTGATCACCTGGCTGACTTCAAAAGCACCTCCTCCAAAGAAGGCCAGGATAAAGAGGAAGTTGAAGACATGGAGACAGATGCTGGACTGTCTTTGCAGGACAGCCTAGCACAGATGAAAGCAGTCTATGCAAACCTGATTTCAGATGCTTCCTGGTCAAGTATCACAAAGGACATTATGAAAAGCAAGCAGGTTAGTGCTAGTAGCACTAACAGTACTCCAAGCAGCCACAAGGGAAACAACAGTGTTGCAAACAGCCATGCAAGCAGCTTTACAAGCAGCGGAGCTAGCGGCAGCAGCAACGCTAGTGCTAGCATGAAGACAAATGTTACGCCAAGCAGCAATTCTACAAAAGCCACCGCATTAAACAATGCCAACAATGGACCCATCAATGGTGCTAACAGTGGGGGTGTTGCATATGACTGGCACCAAGCAGCTCTTGCTAAAACCTTACAGCATACGCCCTACCACCTCATGCCTGAACCAAGTCTCTTCAGCACAGTGCAGCTGTACCGGCAAAACAATAAGCTGTATGGGCCAGTGTTTACGGGTGCCAGCAAGTTCAGATGCAAGGACTGTAGTGCAGCCTATGACACACTTGTAGGTCTCACGGTACACATGAACGAAACAGGCCATTACCGTGATAACAACAAGGACAAGGAGGAGGACAAGGGTAAGAAATGGTCCAAGCCACGGAAACGATCCTTAATGGAGATGGAGGGCAAAGAAGATGCTCAGAAAGTCCTAAAATGCATGTATTGTGGCCACTCGTTCGAATCCCTACAGGACTTGAGTGTCCACATGATCAAAACTAAACACTACCAGAAAGTGCCTCTCAAAGAACCAATGCCAGCTCTTGCCTCAAAGCTGGTGCCCTCCACCAAAAAGCGAGCGTTCCAGGACCTGATGTCTCCATGCTCACCTGAATCAATCTCTAGCACCCCTGGCATTCCACTGGCAGAGACTGCACCCACCAAAGATCAAAAAATATCAAACCCATATGTCACAGCTAATAACCGTTACGGTTACCAGAACGGTGCGAGTTATACCTGGCAGTTTGAGGCCCGAAAAGCTCAAATTCTTAAGTGTATGGAGTGCGGGAGTTCCCATGACACCTTACAGCAGTTGACAGCCCATATGATGGTGACTGGACACTTTCTCAAAGTCACAAACTCTGCCTCCAAAAAGGGTAAGCAATTAGTGTTTGACCCTGTGGTGGAAGAGAAAATCCAGTCCATCCCTCTTCCACCCACAACAACACGTCTGCCAGCTCCCACTATCAAGTCCCAGCCTAATTCACCAGTACACCCATCCACCATGAATGAAAGAAATGAGTCGGATGAGGAGAAAGTGGAGGAACCTGAGGAGAAGAAAATCAAGCAAGAGAAAGAGGATCCCGCTGAGAAGGTGGAAAAGACGGAGAAATCCAGCCATTACAAGTATCTAAGAGAAGAGGATCTTGAAGAGTCTCCTAAAGGTGGACTAGATATTCTCAAGTCATTAGAAAATACGGTCTCCAGTGCAATCAGTAAGGCTCAGACTGGTACACCCACCTGGGGTGGATATCCCAGCATTCATGCTGCCTACCAGCTGCAAGGGTCTGTGAAATCATCTATACCTGCTGTCCAGAGTGTCCAGATTCAACCAACATTCAACGCCAGCAGCTTGAAATCTTTGACCTCTGACTCCAGCACTTTGATCCATTCTCCAAGCAGCCCATCACCACCTCCAAACCATAAAAGCAATGTCCTAGCCATGGAAGAGTTGGTGGAGAAAGTAACAGGAAAAATCCCTTCAAAGAAAGACAGGGATGAAAAATCAATTGAACGTTGCTCCAAATATCTCACTGCTGAATTACCCTCCCCTGTTCCCAAAGACCGAAAGGACCTGCCAAGACCAGATGATCTTTGCAAGCCAACAAAAAATGGCACGGTAGATAAAGACCTGGAGCATGTTCCGGTTCGGGGCGGAGAATACAAGGAAAGCCATGCAGATAATCATGTCAAGAATGGAACGGATGTCCTCAAATCGCAAGTCAGCAATGGTTGCAGTAATTTAGGAATCATCACTGACCATTCACCAGAACAGCCTTTAGTCAACCCTCTCAGTGCATTGCAGTCTATCATGAACACTCATTTGGGTAAGGCCTCCAAAACAGTCAGTCCACTCCTAGACCCACTAGCAATGCTGTACAAGATCAGCAACAACATGATGGAAAAGCCCATGTACAATCCAGCTCAGGTCAAGCAAGTTGAGCCCATCAACAGATATTATGACAATGATGATGATCAGCCCATGGACTTGACCAAGTCCAAAAGTGGCAATGGGCCCACCAACAATTGTTCATCCACAGTTATCagtaacaacaacagcaacatcaCAAATAGCACCCGGCCCATCTTGTCCACGCTGGCTGAATCGGTCTCATCTCCTCTTCGGGAGAATGCCCTAATGGACATTTCCGACATGGTGAAGAACCTCACAGGTCGCCTGACGCCAAAGTCATCAACCCCTTCCTCTATATCCGAAAAGTCAGACGCAGATGGCTGTGTTTTTGAGGATGGCCTGGAGGATCTTTCACCCATTCAGAAGAGGAAAGGCAGGCAATCAAACTGGAACCCTCAGCATCTGTTGATCCTTCAGGCTCAGTTTGCATCCAGCCTTCGGGAAACCCCTGACGGGAAATACATCATTACAGACCTTGGTCCTCAGGAGCGTGTACATATTTGTAAGTTTACAGGTCTCTCCATGACCACCATCTCCCACTGGTTGGCAAACGTCAAGTACCAACTCAGGCGGACAGGCGGAACCAAGTTTCTGAAGAACATAGACTCGGGCCAGCCACTGTTTCTGTGTAGTGATTGTGCCTCGCAGTTCAGAACTCCCTCCACATACATTAACCACTTAGAGTCCCACTTGGGGTTTAGCTTGAAGGACCTCTCAAAGTTATCAATAGACCTCATAAGAGACCAGCAAGCAGTCActaaaatgatcacagataagACATTCAGTGCCCTTGGCTTGACTGAGGAGGACTCTAATTCCATATTTCAGTGCAAACTGTGCAATAGGACTTTTGTCAGCAAGCATGCAGTGAAACTACACCTCAGCAAAACGCATGGAAAGTCACCAGAGGACCACCTGATCTTTGTTACTGAGCTGGAAAAGTTAGAAAAAGTCTAA
- the tshz1 gene encoding teashirt homolog 1 isoform X2, with product MPRRKQQAPRRSSAYVPEDELKAAKSDEEHLQDDGLSLDGQDAEYLCNDEDDGREQLSYQNSPLSNGTNPDAGYGSPLSDTSDHLADFKSTSSKEGQDKEEVEDMETDAGLSLQDSLAQMKAVYANLISDASWSSITKDIMKSKQVSASSTNSTPSSHKGNNSVANSHASSFTSSGASGSSNASASMKTNVTPSSNSTKATALNNANNGPINGANSGGVAYDWHQAALAKTLQHTPYHLMPEPSLFSTVQLYRQNNKLYGPVFTGASKFRCKDCSAAYDTLVGLTVHMNETGHYRDNNKDKEEDKGKKWSKPRKRSLMEMEGKEDAQKVLKCMYCGHSFESLQDLSVHMIKTKHYQKVPLKEPMPALASKLVPSTKKRAFQDLMSPCSPESISSTPGIPLAETAPTKDQKISNPYVTANNRYGYQNGASYTWQFEARKAQILKCMECGSSHDTLQQLTAHMMVTGHFLKVTNSASKKGKQLVFDPVVEEKIQSIPLPPTTTRLPAPTIKSQPNSPVHPSTMNERNESDEEKVEEPEEKKIKQEKEDPAEKVEKTEKSSHYKYLREEDLEESPKGGLDILKSLENTVSSAISKAQTGTPTWGGYPSIHAAYQLQGSVKSSIPAVQSVQIQPTFNASSLKSLTSDSSTLIHSPSSPSPPPNHKSNVLAMEELVEKVTGKIPSKKDRDEKSIERCSKYLTAELPSPVPKDRKDLPRPDDLCKPTKNGTVDKDLEHVPVRGGEYKESHADNHVKNGTDVLKSQVSNGCSNLGIITDHSPEQPLVNPLSALQSIMNTHLGKASKTVSPLLDPLAMLYKISNNMMEKPMYNPAQVKQVEPINRYYDNDDDQPMDLTKSKSGNGPTNNCSSTVISNNNSNITNSTRPILSTLAESVSSPLRENALMDISDMVKNLTGRLTPKSSTPSSISEKSDADGCVFEDGLEDLSPIQKRKGRQSNWNPQHLLILQAQFASSLRETPDGKYIITDLGPQERVHICKFTGLSMTTISHWLANVKYQLRRTGGTKFLKNIDSGQPLFLCSDCASQFRTPSTYINHLESHLGFSLKDLSKLSIDLIRDQQAVTKMITDKTFSALGLTEEDSNSIFQCKLCNRTFVSKHAVKLHLSKTHGKSPEDHLIFVTELEKLEKV from the coding sequence CCTATGTGCCGGAGGATGAGCTTAAGGCAGCTAAGAGCGATGAGGAGCACCTGCAGGACGATGGACTCTCCTTAGACGGCCAGGATGCAGAGTACCTGTGCAATGATGAAGACGATGGCCGTGAACAGCTGAGCTACCAGAACTCTCCACTCAGCAATGGCACGAACCCAGATGCCGGCTACGGCTCGCCCCTCAGCGACACCAGTGATCACCTGGCTGACTTCAAAAGCACCTCCTCCAAAGAAGGCCAGGATAAAGAGGAAGTTGAAGACATGGAGACAGATGCTGGACTGTCTTTGCAGGACAGCCTAGCACAGATGAAAGCAGTCTATGCAAACCTGATTTCAGATGCTTCCTGGTCAAGTATCACAAAGGACATTATGAAAAGCAAGCAGGTTAGTGCTAGTAGCACTAACAGTACTCCAAGCAGCCACAAGGGAAACAACAGTGTTGCAAACAGCCATGCAAGCAGCTTTACAAGCAGCGGAGCTAGCGGCAGCAGCAACGCTAGTGCTAGCATGAAGACAAATGTTACGCCAAGCAGCAATTCTACAAAAGCCACCGCATTAAACAATGCCAACAATGGACCCATCAATGGTGCTAACAGTGGGGGTGTTGCATATGACTGGCACCAAGCAGCTCTTGCTAAAACCTTACAGCATACGCCCTACCACCTCATGCCTGAACCAAGTCTCTTCAGCACAGTGCAGCTGTACCGGCAAAACAATAAGCTGTATGGGCCAGTGTTTACGGGTGCCAGCAAGTTCAGATGCAAGGACTGTAGTGCAGCCTATGACACACTTGTAGGTCTCACGGTACACATGAACGAAACAGGCCATTACCGTGATAACAACAAGGACAAGGAGGAGGACAAGGGTAAGAAATGGTCCAAGCCACGGAAACGATCCTTAATGGAGATGGAGGGCAAAGAAGATGCTCAGAAAGTCCTAAAATGCATGTATTGTGGCCACTCGTTCGAATCCCTACAGGACTTGAGTGTCCACATGATCAAAACTAAACACTACCAGAAAGTGCCTCTCAAAGAACCAATGCCAGCTCTTGCCTCAAAGCTGGTGCCCTCCACCAAAAAGCGAGCGTTCCAGGACCTGATGTCTCCATGCTCACCTGAATCAATCTCTAGCACCCCTGGCATTCCACTGGCAGAGACTGCACCCACCAAAGATCAAAAAATATCAAACCCATATGTCACAGCTAATAACCGTTACGGTTACCAGAACGGTGCGAGTTATACCTGGCAGTTTGAGGCCCGAAAAGCTCAAATTCTTAAGTGTATGGAGTGCGGGAGTTCCCATGACACCTTACAGCAGTTGACAGCCCATATGATGGTGACTGGACACTTTCTCAAAGTCACAAACTCTGCCTCCAAAAAGGGTAAGCAATTAGTGTTTGACCCTGTGGTGGAAGAGAAAATCCAGTCCATCCCTCTTCCACCCACAACAACACGTCTGCCAGCTCCCACTATCAAGTCCCAGCCTAATTCACCAGTACACCCATCCACCATGAATGAAAGAAATGAGTCGGATGAGGAGAAAGTGGAGGAACCTGAGGAGAAGAAAATCAAGCAAGAGAAAGAGGATCCCGCTGAGAAGGTGGAAAAGACGGAGAAATCCAGCCATTACAAGTATCTAAGAGAAGAGGATCTTGAAGAGTCTCCTAAAGGTGGACTAGATATTCTCAAGTCATTAGAAAATACGGTCTCCAGTGCAATCAGTAAGGCTCAGACTGGTACACCCACCTGGGGTGGATATCCCAGCATTCATGCTGCCTACCAGCTGCAAGGGTCTGTGAAATCATCTATACCTGCTGTCCAGAGTGTCCAGATTCAACCAACATTCAACGCCAGCAGCTTGAAATCTTTGACCTCTGACTCCAGCACTTTGATCCATTCTCCAAGCAGCCCATCACCACCTCCAAACCATAAAAGCAATGTCCTAGCCATGGAAGAGTTGGTGGAGAAAGTAACAGGAAAAATCCCTTCAAAGAAAGACAGGGATGAAAAATCAATTGAACGTTGCTCCAAATATCTCACTGCTGAATTACCCTCCCCTGTTCCCAAAGACCGAAAGGACCTGCCAAGACCAGATGATCTTTGCAAGCCAACAAAAAATGGCACGGTAGATAAAGACCTGGAGCATGTTCCGGTTCGGGGCGGAGAATACAAGGAAAGCCATGCAGATAATCATGTCAAGAATGGAACGGATGTCCTCAAATCGCAAGTCAGCAATGGTTGCAGTAATTTAGGAATCATCACTGACCATTCACCAGAACAGCCTTTAGTCAACCCTCTCAGTGCATTGCAGTCTATCATGAACACTCATTTGGGTAAGGCCTCCAAAACAGTCAGTCCACTCCTAGACCCACTAGCAATGCTGTACAAGATCAGCAACAACATGATGGAAAAGCCCATGTACAATCCAGCTCAGGTCAAGCAAGTTGAGCCCATCAACAGATATTATGACAATGATGATGATCAGCCCATGGACTTGACCAAGTCCAAAAGTGGCAATGGGCCCACCAACAATTGTTCATCCACAGTTATCagtaacaacaacagcaacatcaCAAATAGCACCCGGCCCATCTTGTCCACGCTGGCTGAATCGGTCTCATCTCCTCTTCGGGAGAATGCCCTAATGGACATTTCCGACATGGTGAAGAACCTCACAGGTCGCCTGACGCCAAAGTCATCAACCCCTTCCTCTATATCCGAAAAGTCAGACGCAGATGGCTGTGTTTTTGAGGATGGCCTGGAGGATCTTTCACCCATTCAGAAGAGGAAAGGCAGGCAATCAAACTGGAACCCTCAGCATCTGTTGATCCTTCAGGCTCAGTTTGCATCCAGCCTTCGGGAAACCCCTGACGGGAAATACATCATTACAGACCTTGGTCCTCAGGAGCGTGTACATATTTGTAAGTTTACAGGTCTCTCCATGACCACCATCTCCCACTGGTTGGCAAACGTCAAGTACCAACTCAGGCGGACAGGCGGAACCAAGTTTCTGAAGAACATAGACTCGGGCCAGCCACTGTTTCTGTGTAGTGATTGTGCCTCGCAGTTCAGAACTCCCTCCACATACATTAACCACTTAGAGTCCCACTTGGGGTTTAGCTTGAAGGACCTCTCAAAGTTATCAATAGACCTCATAAGAGACCAGCAAGCAGTCActaaaatgatcacagataagACATTCAGTGCCCTTGGCTTGACTGAGGAGGACTCTAATTCCATATTTCAGTGCAAACTGTGCAATAGGACTTTTGTCAGCAAGCATGCAGTGAAACTACACCTCAGCAAAACGCATGGAAAGTCACCAGAGGACCACCTGATCTTTGTTACTGAGCTGGAAAAGTTAGAAAAAGTCTAA